TCCCCATCACCTCACGCATGCTGTTATACATGCTTCTGTCGGTGCGGGCTTTTTTCAGCTTTTTCACGCTTTCCTTCAGCGCTTCCTCGGCAACACGCACATAGAGCCCACTGTATTCCTGCTCGGCAATGGCTTCATCTGTGTCCTGAAGCTCAGAGATATCTCGGGCAACTATGCTGAGCTGTATCCAGGCATTCGCCAAATAAAACCCGTGGAAGACACTGCGTTCAAACAAAGAGG
The window above is part of the Shewanella litorisediminis genome. Proteins encoded here:
- a CDS encoding DUF3069 domain-containing protein, which gives rise to MSEIDANYRALAQQVADKVAGRVVALDRLPESLLSAYHSLCDELLADKDGQFARAWDKLPVSATSLFERSVFHGFYLANAWIQLSIVARDISELQDTDEAIAEQEYSGLYVRVAEEALKESVKKLKKARTDRSMYNSMREVMGI